The bacterium genome contains the following window.
CTGGATTAACACCATTAACAACATACTACTATAGATTATTCTCTTACGATGGTGTGAATTATTCATTTGGTGTTAATGCTAACGCAACGACACCTTGTGGAGTAGTTACTGATTTCTTCGAGAATTTTGATGGAGTAACAACTCCAGCACTACCGAGTTGCTGGGCTAAAGTAGGAACAACAGGTTCTGTTTATACACAAACTAGCAACAACTACTCAGCACCAAATTGCTTGTATATTTATTCGACCTCAACATCTAGTATAGCGATGGTATCTCTACCTCCAGTGAGTAATGCAGGTGCAGGCACACATTGGCTTAAATTTTATGCTAGAGGAAATGTTTCTGTTGGTGGAAATCTTCAGATTGGTTATCTGACTAATCCTGTTGACCCATTGACATTTGTGCCAGTTGATACAGTTACGATGGCTAGTCTTACTTATCAGTTATATACGGCAATTTTAGGAACAGCACCTGGCTCTAACCAATACTTAGCAATTCGCCATACCGGTAATCCAGCGTCAAGTATTTTAATTGATAATGTGAGCTGGGAGGCAGTACCAACCTCACCAATATTTGCAATTGATCCAGCCAGCGCAGATTTTGGAACAACTTTAGCTGGTACTACAGTAGATAGAAACTTCACTATTACAAACGATGGCGGCAGCACACTAACAATTAATTCCGGCGGCATAACATTGACAGGTACTAATGCCGATCAGTTCACACTTGGCAGTATAGCTTATCCAATTAATTTAGGCCTTGGTGAAAATGAAGTTATTACGGTATCATTTGCGCCTACTTCAGCAGGTGCAAAGAGTGCTACAATGCAGATCGTACACAATGCAACTGGTTCACCTGCATTAGTTCCACTAGCCGGTACAGCTCTTCCTCAAGGAATCCTATTTGAAGACTTTACGGGTACAACATTCCCACCAGCAGGCTGGACAGTTGCAAACCTCGATGCTGGAACATCAGGAGCTTGGGGTCGTTATACAACTAGTCCATATTTCTTGTCACCACCAGCATCAGCATCTAGTAGATGGGAATCTACTACCATTCAGAACAATGACTGGTTAATAACTCCAAAACTTACGGTCGTTTCAGGAGATAGCCTTGTATTCTGGTGGCGTGCTTACAGTTCAACGTACACTGAAAGTATGGTTATTAAAATTGGATTAACCAATGATCCATATGGAACCTGGACTGATCTTGACTCTTTGGCAAGTAATAGTGCTACCTGGATGAGGAAGTCATATAATTTGTCTGTTTATTCAGGGAATGTTTACATAGCATTTGTAAATAGAGGTTTAAATAAATTCAGAATATTCCTGGATGATATTCAAGGTCCGCAGGTATATGTTCCGGCAGTAGATCTGGCATTTACAGATTTCTATCAAGCTACAGGTTTACCTGTTCCAGGACCAGGTGAAAAGTTCACCGATTATAAAGTAAGTGAGAATGAGGAATTGATTCACACCGGTATAAAGAACGAAACTAGTTTATCACCAACTGCTATTGGTGTTCAATCAACAAATGTTGAAAGATTAAATCCGATTTCGTATGGCGGGGTAATTCCTTTCAATCCTGAATTAGTTGCAGCTAGCTTAAAAGGTGTTATAGAAAACTTCGGTTTAAATGCTGCTGCATATAATTTGAATTGGACCGCTGGTGGCGTTGCTCAGCCAACATATAATGGACCCAGCGTACCAGCATCAGGCACAGATACTGCTACAATTTCCTGGACTTCCGGAGAACGTGGTACATTTATGATCGCTGGTGACATTACAGTAGCTGGTGATGAGGTGACCGGAAATAACACTGCAACTCCATTCCGTATGCGTGTTTATCCGGATACATTCACACGTACTATTTATGATCGTGGAGATAATACTGTTGATACTTACATAGGATTCAATAATGCTGCAATCACATTTAAAGCTGGTGTTAGATTTACTGCACCGGCGAATGATATAAAATTAGCAGGAGTTGATTTCATATGCAGAACTGAAACTGTGACAGGTGGAACCTGGGAAATTCAGATTAGAGATACAAGTTCGTCACCTAACGCTCCTGGTGCAGTACTTTATGAAAAAATCATCTATGATACAGTGAGTTATTATGCCAGTGCCGGTGATTATATTCACTTTGCATTTGACGATACCGCACCAATTATACCAGCAGGTGATGATTATTGGATTACAATTAAAGCTCCTTTAGGAATTTTATATCCGTGTGGTGCTCATAACAATGGATTTACACCAGGAAGAAGCTACTACGAAAATTCACCTGATACTACTACTTGGTCACCCCTCATTATAACTACAGAAAGAGCATGGATAATGCGATCTGTTGAAGTTGCGGCATCAAACACCTTCCAGCTTTCAGTAAACGTAGCCAATGGCTGGAATATGGTATCGATACCTGGACTACATCCGGTAGATCAGAATGTAGGTACGTGGTGGGCATATAGAGTAGCAGGCTCACAGGTATTCAAGTATCAAGGTGGATATACACAAGTAACTACAGCAACCCCGGGAGAGGGATACTGGATGAAACAAGATGGAGCCAGAGTATATAACACAGGAGACGAATGGCCATCAGGCGGAATACAGATAGTACCACACGCACCACTAGCAGGAGCCTCAGGCTGGAATATGATAGGTGGATATGAGCTAAGTGTAACAGCAGCCAACGTAACCACAGTTCCAGGTGGACTGCAGAGTGGTCCAATCTTCAAGTATTCAGGCGGATACACCGCAGCTACGACAATAGATCCTGGATTTGGCTACTGGATAAAGTTGACAGGCGCGGGACAGATAATCATACCGGAGACTATGGCAAAGGAAAGCAGGCCAGTAGAATACTTTGCCGAGGACTGGGGAAGAATAGTACTGACGGATGCAGCAGGAATAAGCTACACATTGTATGCAGTAAAGGGAGAAGTAGACCTAAGTCAGTATGAATTACCACCGGCACCGCCGGCAGGGATGTATGATTTCAGGTTCACGAGTGGAAGGATAGCAGAAGACATCAACAGTGCAGTGCAGACGATAGAGATGAGCGGGGTAGTATATCCATTGACAGTAAAGGTAGAAGGAATGGATATCAGGCTGATGGATGAAAGCGGAAAGATGTTGAACACAAATCTGAAATCAGGTGAAGATGTAGTGATCAGTGATGCAACGATACAGAAGCTGAAGGTAAGCGGAGAGTTGCTGCCGACAGTATATTCATTGGAGCAGAACTATCCGAATCCATTCAACCCAAGCACAGTGATAGAGTTCTCATTGCCGGAAGATGTGGCAAATGTGAAGTTATCGATCTATAATGCATTGGGAGAAAAGGTAGCAGAACTGGTTAACACATCACTGCAGGCAGGAAGATATCAATACCAGTGGAATGCAGGAAGTGTCGCAACCGGAATGTATATCTATGAACTGAGAACAGACAAGTTCGTCTCAGTTAAAAAGATGTTACTCTTGAAGTAATCAGATAAATAATTACAACCCGTCCCGTATATTCGGGACGGGTTATGTTAATAATAAGTCATAAAGTAAATGTGAAAAAAAAGAGTTAAACGTGTTTTAGGTCTTAAAAAAATTATAAATCAGTATTTAACAATAAAAATGTTAAGAGCTTATATACATAATTCAATCCTGTTATCTTGTTATAAGATACAATTCTCACTTAATACCCTAATTAACATCAACTTTAATATTTTAAAAACGGAGGTACTATGCATAACAGCAATCCATTAATCTTTCCTTTATAATAGCTTTACAGAAGTTCGTGTTAACTGTAACCTGTAGAGCATTGATTAAGAAAAGTCCGTTAATAATAAATCAATTATTTATTCACAAAGAATCATAAATGGAGGATTCTTATGAAATTCATTTTCAAATTTAATACGCTATTATTAATAGCTATTGTAATTAGTTTATCATCCAATGTTTTTGCTCAAAACACATTGGACGTTAGTCCGTTCTACAAACAAAATTTACAAATTCTACAACCTACTGAATCTCAGTGGGATGTTGAATTTAATTACGATATGAATACAGTAACGGGTGCTGCAGGAAATGCAGGCTGTGTTTATATCCCTACAATTGGAAAATTCTGGACAAGCAGGTGGGGTTCAGCCATTGCACATCAGTGGAATACTAATGGTACATTAGATATTGAATTTACACTACCATTTGCAGGTACTAGAGGAATGTGTTTTGATGGCACCGTAGTTTATCACTCTACTTCATCAACTACAGTTCAGAAAGTCGATCCAGTAACTAAAACAGTCGTTGGAACGGTTTCAGTTGTAGGTGCACCTAACGGTTTCAGATTTATAACCTATAATCCTGATGGAAATGGAGGCGCTGGTTCAATCATTGGTGGAAACTGGACAGCGCCAAATCTGAATTTTTATGAGTTCAGTTTGACAGGTACATTATTGAGGACAATTACAAATACTGTTACTGGAGTATATGGTCTTGCATATGATAAGTGGACCTCAGGGGGACCTTATCTTTGGGTATGGAGCCAAGGAGCCGGTGAGGGTACACCACAATATATTTATCAAATGAACTATACAACAGGTCTATATACCGGTGTTGCGAAAGATGTGAAAAACGATGTAGGCATAGGTCAACCCAATACAGGAATTGCAGGTGGTTTGTTTATTACTAACCAGTTCATTTCAGGCGAAGTAACTTTAGGTGGTGTTATGCAAGGAGGACCTGATAGATTTTTTGCATATGAACTTGTTCCATCTACACCTCAGGGACCAGGTTACGCTATAACCCCAAATCCCGCTAATGCTGCAACAGGAATTACTGTACCAAACAACACATTGAGCTGGGTTAATCCGGCTGGGGCAACATCCGTTAATGTATATCTTGGATTGAATCCAGCAAGTTTGACTCAGATTCACACAGGCTCTCTTGTTACTTCGAAAGCTGTAACTGGTCTTACTTATTCAACTAAATATTATTGGCGAGTTGATGAAATAGGTGCAACGGGTACCACAACAGGTACTTTGTGGAGTTTCACTACAGAAGCAGAACCATGCCCTGTATTTAATTTTCCAGTAACAGCAAATTTTGAAGATGGATTGTTCCCACCTGAATGCTGGACGCTATCAACTGGTACTTTATGGAAAAGTAACGCCTACTATGCAGAATCTGATAGTGCTAGCGGTTATGGTCTTGGTCTGTACTCTGCTCTTGCTGATTTTTATGTCGTTGGACCACCAGCTCAAATGGATCTTATTTCATTAGAGTATAACTCAGCTGCAGCTTCAAATCCTGCTTTAACATTTGATTGGGCTTATGCAGATTACAGTGGTGTTGAACAAGATGAATTGGACATTTATTATTCAACAGATGGAGGTACTACCTGGACTATATTAGCTGCTATGTATAATGGTGCACCGGGTGATGATAATCTGAATCCATATGGTCTGTCAGATACGGATCCATATTTCCCATTAGATACTGAATGGTCAACTCGAACATTAAATCTACCGCCTAATACAACCAATGTTAAGTTTACAGCAATATCTGATTATGGTAATTGGCTTTTCTTAGACAACATAGGGATCTCAGATCAATTTTTTGACAACTTTGATTCGTATACAGCTGGATTACAATTATGTGGACAAACTACTAATTGGCAAACCTGGAGTGGTCCGACGAGCACGGCTGAAGATCCTTTCGTCTCTTCAACATATGCTTTCAGTCCAAATAATTCTGTTAAAATAGTACAGAATAATGACCTTGTTAGGGTAAATAGCACAGTCACATCTGGGGTTTGGTATTTGAGCTGGATGACTTACATACCAGCAGGTAAAGCTGGATACTTTAATACACTATCAGATTTTGCTGGTGCGGCCTCCGAATTCGCTATGCAGGCATATTTTAATCCGGGTGGTACGGGAACAATTGATGCTGGAGGTGCAAGCGCAGCATCATTCTTCTATCCACATGATCAATGGTTTCAAGTATGGTTGAAGATTGATCTTGATGCTGATTTGGCTACGCTGAGGATTAACGGTTCCTTAGTATACACCTGGCAATATACACTTGGTACATTTGGCGATCCAATCGCAAAACAATTAGAAGCGAATGATTTCTTCGGTGCTACAGCTTCTGATGAAATGTATATTGATAATTATTATTTCTCAGCAATACCATCTCCTATTCAACTGCTGCCAGCGGATGCCGGAATGGTTTCAATTGATCTTGGTATTGCAATTGCTCCGGGCAGCCCAACCCCGCAGGCTACAGTACGTAATTATGGTGGTCTAACACAAACGTTTCCTGTTACAATGACAATCGGTACTTACTCATCTACAAAGACTGTAACAAATCTCGCCCCTGATGCTACTCAGCAAGTGACATTTGATCCCTGGACAGCCGCAACAGGTGGTCCTTTTACAGTTAATGTTTGTACAGAATTGGTAGGAGATCTTAATAACGCCAATAATTGTTCCAGCCAACCACTATATGTATGGGACGCTAGTGGTGATTGGACCGTTGGTGCTGAGTTACCAGATACAACATTTTTGGGAACTGGTACAAGCTGGATTGAAACAACTGTAGATGCTACTGTTGGTCATTTATTTAGCATCGGAGGTGTTGGAACTGGAAGTATCACAAAAACAGCTTGTTATGACTATAATGTTAATACAAATACGTGGACAGTGAAGGCCTCGATGCCCGGAGACAGAGACAGGTTCGCTTCAGCTACTGTTGGTAATTTTATTTATGCGATGGGCGGTTACCCTGAAGCTGTTACGGTGCCTTCGGGTTCAGTGTTTAAGTATGACATTATTGGAAATTCCTGGACTACTGTTGCACCACTACCAACAGGTGAGGAAAGAGGGTGGCATAAAGCTGTAGCATATAATAATAATTACGTATATGTAGCTGGTGGAATAACAGGAGATATAGGCGGTACTACTTTCGAGTATGAAAGCTCAGTTTTATTATATAATGTAACAACTAATACATGGTCAACAGCCACTTCAATGCCAGGTGCAAGATTTGGTGGTGCCTTTGCCATTTCAGGCAACAAGCTTGTTTATATCGGTGGTGCCAGTCCGGAAGGAATTGAAAATACTGTATTTGTCGGAACGATAGATGCAGGAAATCCGGCAGTAATCACCTGGACAACGCAACTAAGTATGTATCCTGGTGCTCAGAACAAATCATACTTAGAATATAGTGTTAATCTTATTGAATCGATTAATAATCCAACTAAACCAAAAGAGCATTCTCGTTTAGTTGGTGGAAATCCCGCTGGTCCTTTATATAGATTTGATGCAGCAAAATGGGGTACTGACGGTGTAATAGTAACAACTGGAGCTCCAGGCGGTTTTATACCTACAGATCCAAACTATTGCTTTGTTTATTATCCTGGAACTGATACATGGTCAGCTCAGGAAAATCTCCCAGTACCGGTTGTTGGTTCTTCATTTGGAACAGTGAATGATGGGAATATTTGGAAACTTATTGTTGCCGGAGGTAATGATGGTAATTTTGGTCGTAAAAATACGCAAATTTATACCCAAACCTTAGGCGGCGCAACCACCTTCCAGCTTTCAGTCAACTTAGGCAATGGCTGGAATATGGTATCGATACCTGGATTGCATCCGGTAGATCAGAATGTAGGTACGTGGTGGGCATTTAGAGTAGCAGGCTCACAGGTGTTCAGGTATCAAGGTGGATATACACAAGTAACCACAGCCACTCCGGGAGTGGGATACTGGATGAAACAAGATGGAGCCAGAGTATATAACACAGGAGACGAATGGCCATCAGGAGGAATACAAATAGTACCACACGTACCACTAGCAGGAGCCTCAGGCTGGAATATGATAGGCGGATATGAGCTAAGTGTAACAGCAGCCAACGTAACAACAAATCCTCCGGGACTGCAGACCGGCTCAATCTTCAAGTATCAAGGTGGATACAGCGTAGCTACGACAATCGATCCGGGATTTGGATACTGGATAAAGCTAACAGGCGCGGGACAGATAATCATACCGGAGACGATGGCAAAGGAAAGCAGACCAGTAGAATACTTTGCAGAGGATTGGGGAAGAATAATACTGACAGATGCAGCAGGAGTAAGCTACACATTGTATGCAGTAAAGGGAGAAGTAGACCTAAGTCAGTATGAATTACCACCGGCACCACCGGCAGGTATGTATGATTTCAGGTTCACGAGTGGAAGGATAGCAGAAGACATCAACAGTGCAGTGCAGACGATAGAGATGAGCGGGGTAGTATATCCATTGACAGTAAAGGTAGAAGGAATGGATATCAGGCTGATGGATGAAAGCGGAAAGATGTTGAACACAAATCTGAAATCAGGTGAAGATGTAGTGATCAGTGATGCAACGATACAGAAGCTGAAGGTAAGCGGAGAGTTGCTGCCGACAGTATATTCATTGGAGCAGAACTATCCGAATCCATTCAACCCAAGCACAGTGATAGAGTTCTCATTGCCGGAAGATGTGGCAAATGTGAAGTTATCGATCTATAATGCATTGGGAGAAAAGGTAGCAGAACTGGTTAACACATCACTGCAGGCAGGAAGATATCAATACCAGTGGAATGCAGGAAGTGTCGCAACCGGAATGTATATCTATGAACTGAGGACGGATAAGTTCGTCTCAGTTAAAAAGATGTTATTGTTGAAGTAATTATCTGAAATATAAAGGGCGGTCTGATTAAGGCCGCCTTTATTTAATTAGAAAATAAGTTGTCTATAGTACTATCGAAGTGATTTATTAAAATATAATTTAGTAATTAAATGGATATTTAAATATTTCAATTATGAGCTGAAGGGAAATTTATAACTCAAATTAAAGTATCACATTTACTCACAAGGATTTGCTGAAACAGTAATTAACATATTTAAACTGCTGAAGAATTCATTGACATAAGCTGAAAATTTCGATAATAGTTGCTGCAATAAATAAAAATATTAAAATAAGAAGCAAGAACAGTAGTAATGTCGATTAATATACTTCAGCAGTTTCAATAAGTTATGAAACAAAAAATTCTGAAAGAGTCCGGCAATATGATCAATTGTTCGAAGAGCGGCATAAGTTAATTAAGCAAAATTGATTTTTTCTATATTCATTTTAGACATTGAAATTTTTCAGAGTTTCTAAAAGGTAATGTCTCAACTAAAATTTTATTTTAATCAAAGAGAAGTTTTTTAAAATTTATTAACTATTATAATTATTAAAAATAATGAGGAGAGATTAAATGAAGGCACTTTATACATTCTGCATTTTAGCATTTTCATTTTCAATTTTAAATGGACAAGATCTGGTAAGGAATGGAGGATTTGAGAATGCTAATAACTTTGAATTTTGGGATGCAAACGTAACAGTAACCGGTGCTTCTGTCGAACCGGTGAATACAGTAGCGCACTTAGGAAGCTGGAGTGTGGAAATTAAATCAGGAACAGATCCTATCGGAGGATGGACTCAATTGATGCAGACATTATTGACTCCTTTAAATAATATAGATTACAAGTTAACGTTCTGGATCAAAGACTCTGTTACAGCAAATAACTTTTTAGGTGTTTATGGATTGACTGCAGCTGGGGAAGTTGCTCTTGGTATTGATTCTCTAAATAATACTGCAATAATTGATCCTGATAGTGGTAGAATAATTATTACACAAAATTTCTTTCAAAACTGGGGCAGAATAAATTATTACTTTAATTCAGGTCAGGATTATTTAGGCTACCTGCTTAAATTTGAAGAAGCCAGTTCAGGAACTTCACTAACTTTACACTTAGATGACTTTGTCATTGTGCCTGTTCCTGGACAGGCAACAGTTCAGGTAACTTCTCCAAACGGAGGTGAAGACTGGCTGGTTAATAGTCAACAAAATATAACCTGGACCAGCTCTAATATTAATAATGTAAAAATTGATTATTCAACAAACAATGGTGGTCTTTGGTTAAATGTTGCATCTTCAGTTCCTGCAGTAAATGGAAGTTATAGCTGGACAATACCTAATACTCCATCAACAGTATGTCTTGTACGAATCAGTGATGAAAGTATTGCTTCTAGATTTGATGTCAGTGATAGCGCTTTTATAATTTCTCCTGCAATTACAGTTACTGATCCAAATGGTGGCGAAAGTTGGATAGGTAATAGTCAGCATAATATAACTTGGACTAGCCAGAATATTACAGATGTCAGTATTGATTATTCGATAGATAATGGTAGTAGCTGGTTAAGTGTGATAGCATCAACACCTGCATCAAGCGGTAGCTTTAGCTGGGCAGTACCAAACACACCATCAACTCAGTGTTTGGTTCGTATCAGTGATGCAAGTAATGCATCTATCAATGATGTTAGCGATGCAACTTTTACAATAACCATAGCTCCAAATCCAGTGGTAACGGTAACTGCTCCAAATGGTGGTGAAGACTGGGTAGCTGGCACAATCCATCAGGTTAAATGGACAAGGCAGGATGTTTCTTACATCAAAATTGAATATTCAACAAATAATGGAAGTGAATGGATCGTTGTGGTTCCCTCAAGGCTGGCGGCACTTGGAAGTTATAATTGGACAATTCCTAATACTCCATCAACACAATGTCTCGTACGAATCAGTGATGTAGATAGTGCTGAAATAAACGACGTTAGTGACAATATATTTACGATAGAACCAATTGTTTCGGTTGAAGATAAATCCGAATTGCCTACAGAGTATACATTATATCAAAGTTATCCAAATCCATTTAACCCGAGTACAATAATCGAGTTCTCTTTACCGGAAGAAGTAGCCGATGTGAAGCTTTCAATTTATAATACTGTTGGTGAGAAAATAGCAGAACTTGTTAATACATCACTGCAAGCTGGGAGATATCAATACCAGTGGAATGCAAGTGGAGTTCCATCAGGAATGTATATTTATGAATTAAGAACTGATAATTTCGTTTCCGTTAAAAAGATGTTACTCTTGAAATAATTAGTAGATAGTTGAACCCAGCGTCGATGCAGGGCTCGTCAATAATATTAATGTGAGTATTCATAAAATTTAGTAAGCAATTAATAAAATATTCCGTTATAATTATTTGGAAATTAGATTATTTTATACGACACATATAGTTGAAGATTTCCTTTTACTCATTTAATAAACTTAAATACTATAGCGTGAGAAGTAATTTAGTATTGGTATTTACCATCTTGTCTTTATGTTATGTTAATAATTTTTGTCAATCGACACCACAAATTTCCATTTCTTTTGAGATCTATGATGATGCAGGTGGGCAAAAAACTCTTTACTTCGGGCTTGATCAAACCGCAACAGATGGGATTGACATTCATCTGGGGGAAAGTGAACTACCACCTTATCCTCCGGTTGGAGCCTTCGATGCGAGGTGGCTTCTACCAGAAAATGGATTCAGTGGAACTCTGAGTTCATGGAGCGATTATAGATTTGTCCCAGCATTTCCTTTTACTGGAACAATTGAACATAGATTCAGATATCAAAGTAGATCAGGTGCAACCGTGATGTATATAGGTTGGAACTTACCTGCAACAGTAACTGGACTTATACAAGATCTTTCAAATGGAACAATAATCAATCTCGAAATAAGTGGAAGCGGTATTTATGAGATAAACAATTTCCAGAATATTGATCGATTAAAACTTTTTATTTATTACAACAATGTAGTATCCTCAGTTGAGGATATTTATGAATTACCCTTGATTTATCAACTTGAGCAGAATTTTCCGAATCCATTCAACCCAAGCACAGTGATAGAATTCTCATTGCCTGAAGATGTGGCAAATGTTAGACTTTCTATATACAGTATACTTGGAGAGAAAGTAGCAGAACTGGTTAACACATCATTGCAGGTTGGAAGATATCAATACCAGTGGAATGCACAGGATGTAGCAACCGGAATGTATATCTATGAATTGATGACAGATAATTTTGTTTCAGTAAAGAAGATGTTATTATTGAGGTAAGTTGAAGTAGGAGCCCTTTCGGTGCGGACAGGGCTCTTAAAAATGTATTTTTAAGGAGTGAGGGAAAATATTATTAAAAATAATAGAGATAATTCTATTAACTCTCCTCCCTGAAAATCATTTATTACTTACATCCGTTTTTCTAAATATTTTTTTCAGGAATGAATAATCATTAATAAATATTTGAGATTTTTATTACATTCGAGTAAAATTGTTGAGGAAAAATTACCTCCAGT
Protein-coding sequences here:
- a CDS encoding T9SS type A sorting domain-containing protein — translated: MKALYTFCILAFSFSILNGQDLVRNGGFENANNFEFWDANVTVTGASVEPVNTVAHLGSWSVEIKSGTDPIGGWTQLMQTLLTPLNNIDYKLTFWIKDSVTANNFLGVYGLTAAGEVALGIDSLNNTAIIDPDSGRIIITQNFFQNWGRINYYFNSGQDYLGYLLKFEEASSGTSLTLHLDDFVIVPVPGQATVQVTSPNGGEDWLVNSQQNITWTSSNINNVKIDYSTNNGGLWLNVASSVPAVNGSYSWTIPNTPSTVCLVRISDESIASRFDVSDSAFIISPAITVTDPNGGESWIGNSQHNITWTSQNITDVSIDYSIDNGSSWLSVIASTPASSGSFSWAVPNTPSTQCLVRISDASNASINDVSDATFTITIAPNPVVTVTAPNGGEDWVAGTIHQVKWTRQDVSYIKIEYSTNNGSEWIVVVPSRLAALGSYNWTIPNTPSTQCLVRISDVDSAEINDVSDNIFTIEPIVSVEDKSELPTEYTLYQSYPNPFNPSTIIEFSLPEEVADVKLSIYNTVGEKIAELVNTSLQAGRYQYQWNASGVPSGMYIYELRTDNFVSVKKMLLLK
- a CDS encoding T9SS type A sorting domain-containing protein, coding for MVFTILSLCYVNNFCQSTPQISISFEIYDDAGGQKTLYFGLDQTATDGIDIHLGESELPPYPPVGAFDARWLLPENGFSGTLSSWSDYRFVPAFPFTGTIEHRFRYQSRSGATVMYIGWNLPATVTGLIQDLSNGTIINLEISGSGIYEINNFQNIDRLKLFIYYNNVVSSVEDIYELPLIYQLEQNFPNPFNPSTVIEFSLPEDVANVRLSIYSILGEKVAELVNTSLQVGRYQYQWNAQDVATGMYIYELMTDNFVSVKKMLLLR